The Sphaeramia orbicularis chromosome 15, fSphaOr1.1, whole genome shotgun sequence region CCCATATCTTAAATCACATCCAATTCCTTCCCTGGGTGTGTGTATTTAATGCATTTGCGTGCCTACAAGTCTAAGAGTGTgtatacatttgtgaatgaacgcattcatgtatgtgtgtattttgagCAAAGATAGGAAGGATAAAATAACCACCCCCACCTGCTGCGCTTTGAATGCCCACCCATATTCAATCATATTCAGTCACAAGTGATGCAGAGGGGCCCACTCTGTAGCCTGGCCAGTGTCCCTGTGACAAGCTGTGCCAACGTCTTTATACAAACTCTTTCTTTTTAAAGTGAGTTGAGGGGATGTAGGGGTAGAAGCAGATGGAAAGTGAAGGAGCGAGAAGTGTGCTGTCATTTTGAGGAGAAACAGGTTTTCTTTATGCTAAAGCAGCAGCCTCTTCTATCAGCCAGGTGTAGGCTGAACGCCTGTAACCACGGAGACTCATTTCCCTCCCCCATCAACATCTGATGGTACTTTTTATGTTTTGGTTACCTGCATGGTggatattttatgtttttcccATGCAAATTGTGATGAGGCTTCCCCAAAGCAGTGCAAATTCTGttcttcctctctctttcctGTGTGTTATTTGTGTACTGATGTTAACAGTGTTCACTAATTGTCATAGGAAGTtagatatttttctttatttaatattCATAATTCTTTTAAATGTTGAAGGCCTCACTAGTATTGCTGTGTATTGTGTAATCTGGGTTTCACAGTTTGCATCTTGTTGTGCTCTACTCCCTATTTCTAACTGGATTCCAGTGACCCTACCCTCTCTGTGTGTTTTCTACTCTTGTCGTCTGTGCCATGCAGCTGGATGGTACATAAAGGAATGCAAGAGGAGATATGGGATCAGACATCAAAAGTAGTCTGTAATAAAACACGAAGATCAAAATGCTTCTAGGGTGAAAAGTGTCCGAAGACAAATAGGTAACAAGGCGTGAGATCGCCTTATAGAATAACATTGTAAAGGCATTCCTGCCTTGATCTCCAAGTCCATATGTCACAGTTATCTTGACTTCTCTTCTCTTCATCTCTGTGTCTCATTCAGTGACATGCATTCATGGCCAATAAAGTGTCTGTCTATGGCCGGCTATCTTGTTACATAtgtaatcatgtttcattttaatgAACACAAAGAATTTGTCTTCTTTCCGATCCAGAAAACGCCCTGCTGTTAGAAGACTGAGATGTGTAATGTAGTAATGAATCAGACAAATGAAGGTGATTTGGTAGTTAATTAATCATGGAGGATGAGTCTTATGTTTTGGCTGCAGCTCAAAGTGTGAGCAATGTGCACAAAGATGCATTTTGTTTCAGGTTATGATTCGTGGGTGTTTATTAATTTATGATTTATAATGGGTCATGTCTTATAGACTACATTCATGCCACTTTAAAGGTGTGGGTAGTTTCCAGAAGATGGATTAGGAATCTTGGTTTCTTTAAACTGTAGTCATCATTTCTCACAAAGAAATATGGTTTTAAAGCTGCACATCATTTCGAATTACACTATTCTCACTAATCAgtacaaaaacaaaacccatgttcTTCTTGAGATTTTTGGTCACTATTTCTAACTCAGTGCTCATAATCTTATGACTGGAGAAAATAGTGAACAGCATATCATTTACTGTGAAGACTGGGGCAATAGTCTATGCAAGTGGGAATTCAGCTGCAGCAGAGGACCATGGGCCAAAAGCTGCAATGAGCAGAAATAATGGAATAATTATATTCTGGCTTCATGTGCAGGTCATTACTGTGGTGGTGAAGAACTGGAATGCCGGGAAGTAGAAAGTTTAGAAAATGGTGTTGAATGGACATTAGGGAGTAGAGTCTGTTAATTTATCAATTTATAAGAAAAACAGGGTTATAAAAGCAGGGAGAGTGGTGCAAAAATGAATATGTAGCCTACTTATGTGTGTTCATTTCACAACTTCACAACTTTTACAAATAGTAGCAGGACTACATGTAATACGGTCATGCTCACTCTATAAATATATAATGATGTATGAATGTGTATATCCTTTAGTCACTTTGTACCAGGGCTGAGTCGTGCTCCTCTGCCTCCAGACATTGCTCTGCGTTTCATCACCTTTTTCTTGCAGGtcattttgtaatttattttaattaagaCAAAATTCCACTTGTGAAAGGTGCAAGTTTGTGCAAATCACCTGTCACATTTTTATACAGCATTGCACTGTgtataatgaaaaaaatagtcTTGACTGCTGGTTTGAATCATTAGCATTTGTACATCTATTTCCCTGGCCTTCTATGCTTTTTTCACAGACTAATTTATGTTTATTGTGCTGCAAACTGTGAAAGAGGTGAGCCTTTCAGAAAGTACTTTATGTTACTTCAGGAAATCCATCAGCAGTTCAGACTTGTAGATTTCATGATTTATTTGCCATTACGGACAAAGACTTGAGTAACCGCTGTTTTGTGTCTAACGCTTCATACAGGATAACCCTTCTCATAATTATACCTGCTGTCGGTCTCACTTTGCACATATTTAGACCTCATACATTTTAATTATTGGTACTTACCAAAGTCACTGGCGCAGTAATGCTCCATGATGTTATCTGTTTTCAGCTCATTGTCACATGGAGGGCACACCTTGGAGACTGAGGGGAAAGAAAAACAATAAGCAAATAGATTTTCTAATATACAGCCTATGCAAATATCTAACAGTTGAAGTGGGGTCAGCAAATGCGGTGTGTAAAACCCAGGCTGTTTCACTATAAAATGATTAACTCCTGAGCACTTTTGAGGCACTTATTTGAAGCCCCCCTTCCCTTGTCGGAGTCTATTTGCTGTGGAGGGAATATATAGACCAGCAGACTGACTGATGTTTGCCCTGCAATTACACcggagaaaatgtttttattctggcCGTTGTATATTTTGGTGGTGCAGGCGTGGTCTTGGCTGTGCAGAAGCATAAACGCCACAGCAGAAGCGGCTGAACATGGTGAAAAGTGATTCAGTACACAGACACAGCCAGCACTTAGGCCACACAGCAACCACACATTGTGAAACAGCAAGTGGAAACCAATGCAacaagtttagtttatttttaactCAAAATTTATGCTCGTGCCTCCTTTACTCAAAAGCATGTTCGGCCTCACCAGCTTTGATACGCGATTTTGTGACAGTTGTATTGTGAGCGGAGATGTAAAACTAGAGATAAGACATACTCCTTTGCAGTGCATCTCATCAAAACGTAACCAGAAAAATTACTTTAGGAGTACTATTATGACATGTAAACTTATCAGATACTCTCTCACAGGTAACTTCACAGCTTTGTATAAAAATTGTCAGTGTTACCACAAAAAGTCCTCTCAAAACTCTCAATCTCTTAGACATACAATGCACCACTTTGTGATTTTTCTCAAAAGGCTCTTCAATATCAAACTTTATTATGACAATTACATCAAAAACTCCATGTAATCCTAGAAGAGCTGTGCACATGTAATATAAGTCCACTTATCCTCAAATCCACACAGGCCAAATGGGAGAACGAGGTTTAATAATAGAAAGGGGGCAGCAAGGAGGTGGTTGCAGCAGGTAGGAGAAATCCTGCCTATTCCACACACTGTGTACATCTACAGGGCAGAGTATTATGATTAGATGGGGAAAACAACACAGGCCTTGTGCTGAGTAAGCAGACTTTTCAGGCTAGCCGGATGACTCCTTATAGGGGAGCTACATTTTTCTGTCGTTCACTCACCACAATATCCCAAATATTTTCAAGTCTCTCCCCCCAAAAGCTTcctgttctgtcttttttcctcTGTCTTACAtatttagacacacacacacacacacacacacacatacacactcatctTCCAGCCTGAGCACATGGGTTAAGAGTCAAGGTTCAGAGGTTATCACACAGCCCAAACCTCAGTGTCTCGGCAGATAATGAGATGGGTCAAAGTTTAGCTTTATGCTTTGCTGCTCAGGTTGTGGGGAGGTGAACCCCCCTAACCGCTCctgagtgtatgtatgtgtgcatgtgtgtccaaAGGAGCTGAACCATGTTCTTGTGGAGCAACTGCCAGTTTTTTCTCCTCAGAGGGTTCCCGTGCTTTCACTGGCGGGAGACCTGTGAGACCTATGAAGGGGGTCAGGATTTAATTGTTTGGTGCTGACATGAGGACGGAGACATGAGCATAGAAACGCGCATACGTCTATGCGCACACGCAGAGATCAAGAGGTGCCAAAACTCATCTAGATTTGTGTGTTTGGAATGATTTCCTTGAAAATGTTGTGTCTTATTCAGGCTCCATGGTTATTCATTCTGGTTTCGCAGGGGTGGTATGTTGGCAGGAGGCCCAGTTGTGCTGATGCCAGAGCATGTGTCAGGAGAAAGCAGTCCCTCTGTTAAACTTAGTTGAGCTTGGACAGAAAACCACCATTTGGATGCTGCTGAGAAATCAATTAAGCGACGACTGCCCTCATCACGGTCTGGTCTCCATCGGGGAATCACCGTCATGTTCTAATGGGAATCACTGCTGCGTGGCTTGacgtctttcttttttttttttttttttttttttttcctggacacATTTCTGCTCAGCAAATATTTTGACATTAGATCATAAATGTACTTTGCCATCACCTCAAAGCAGTTTTGGAATTTTTATCCTGCCGTGCAATTATATTGCGCAAATTATGTTCTAGCTTTGTTTGACTTTGCACTTGACTGCCATTTATGTGTTACTTTTTGTCATTTGCATGCTGGGTTATATAGTTAAAGGCAGATATATTCATTTTCCCTTAAACTGTGACAAATACAATAATATTGTTTCGCTGAGCTGTGAAAGACAAATGAGGAGATGGGGAGTCATTGGGAATAAGAGGAAAGAGATGATTGGAGCAGAGAAGGTGAGGAGGTGGTCTGTTGGAAAGGCCTGCTGTTAATCTTCAAACAGAAAGCCAGAGTGGAAACGATGTACGGCAAGAGTCCAGTAATTTAACTGCACAACTTCACTTAGTCATAGTTCTGAGGTTAATATCACTTTCTCCATTCCTCTTTTCTCCCCTGATGTATTTTCACTCTTTTTGCCTTTATTTCTCTCTTTGCCTTGGTATTTTTAACAAATTAGTCAGGTTGAATGAAAACAGAAAGATACTATAAAATCTTGAGTATAATAAAACAAATCTCTGCCTTAAACTTGCTGGAGAAGACCTGTGCTTTTTAAAGCTTATAATAAAATTCTGAACCCTACTTTTAAAATAAAAGGTCACGTGTACCTGTAGTTTCATTTTTAACTGTTATTTATTGAGCAAAATAGCATCACATTGATATAATCCCTACCTGTTAAGTGGAGGTACACGTATTTTCATGCTTGGGCTCATCTTTTCTCACTTATGTTGCACATTCAGATCATCGTACAAAAGCCAAACACATCCAACAATATCGTCACCTGATCCCCTGACATGTCTTGTACCTCATATCCCTGTAGCCTGAGCACCATGGTGGCTTTTATTGGGAGTACGTTCTTGTTAAAGTATGTGCAGGTCACCATCTCATGCCTCATTTGGACCCTTTAAGTTACGAGCAGCAACACTTATGACATAAAACGGTACTGTGCTGGGGATGAAATGCGGCGTGTGATTTATGTCGGAGGGTCTAACATCTGTTTAAATGCggcatgcagacagacagagaaggaCCTAAACATGGCCCACGGGCAGCCCCTGGGGCCCCTAAAACACAGCAAGCTCCTTGCATCTGTAGGAATCCTATACAGAAGAGAAAAAACATTCTCAAAAGGCCTTGGCAGTCTTCTATGCACGGAGCATTGGATCACATTTTCCCTTTCATATAGCAGCCAGGGCCACATGAGTAGCGCCCATTGTGCTGCTAGGGACCTGACAGTGCTGCCTGTCTTCTTTGGCATGGTTGTAACTTACACTAGCCACATCAGTGAGGACAGCGAGGACAGACAATATCTTTCACACCATGCAATTTTAACGACTTTCACCGGACAACGTGCATATTGTCCCGAGGTAATTTGCAGAAACATGCAGTTTACCCCGTGCACTAAAATAGACACAGTGCCTAAATTTATCTTACCTGTTGATTTACTGATGCTGACAGTAGGCAGCATCATTAAATCCATGACATAAAGCTGATGTGTGGCTTTAACTCTGGCTTTTTTTGCTCCCTGGATGCCTGCGCTCTCTTTTGTCAGCAGTCTGCTTGTCTTCCCTGGTATAATATCTAAAGACTTATATTTCAAATAATAACACCCCATGGGCCCctgttatacacacacacacatacatacaggcaAGCtggcaaatacacacagacatgaGCTCCagcacattcacatacacacacaatgccCAAactcattaacacacacaacctgAGCTCAGGTGGTGGTGTTCCTCTAAGTTTTGGCTGTGACACACAGGTGGAAAGTGAATCTCACTCTGTACTGTTAGTTTCCACAGGAGCACATGAACCGTGCTATATCATGTAATTGCAGAATAGCTTGGATAGTGTAGGGGCCTCCTGCACAGAGAGAGCAGCAGGTAGAAAAGCACTTGATTCTTGTGATCGATCCCTTAGATTCACCTGGATTACCACGAGACCTCGTATGATCCGGTGTCCTTTGACACTCGGGGTTCCCAGGAAACTCACTTCTAAGAGTGCTTAGCTGAAATTCCTTTTTATTATTGCTGGCTGTGTTTGtgtgcgtatgtatgtgtgtgtgtgtgtgtgtgtgtgtgtgtgtgtgtgtgtgtgtgtatgtgtgtgtgtgtgtgtgtgtgtgtgttcgagaGCCAAAAGCTTGTCCTCAGGATGGCCTCATCGGCACATCTGAGAATCTCTGTTTCTTAACAAAATGTCAGTGCCTGCGCCTTCGGGCTAGAAGTGATATGGGTTCACTCTCAGtttcaaaaacacacactcatacccacacacacatacaccagaaTCCATTTAATTTCAGATGTTAAACTCCCTTAAACTTTGATTTATTGTTTAAAAATTCTATTCACAAtactgtcccttttttttttagccttaaaCTGCTGAATAACAGTGACCATCTTCGCATTTTTCAACTGATCCCACACCACAAACTGTAATCTTCTCATCTCTTATCTTTACTTGATTAGATAAAATCAACAAACATTTTCCTGTGCGTGTGAGGAGGTGACAGATGAAGTTTAAGCTGTCTGCTTCTCAGGGAGCATGTAAAAGAATGAGTTATGCCTCTGCAAAGCCAAAATGTCACATAGTTGATACCAGGCCTACAAAAACAGCACAGCCATTTTCCCTAATGGAACAAATCAGCTCTGTATGAATACACCACAGAATCCTCTGACAATACTgcccatttttattagtttagATACATATCACTTTTAAAGTTATGACTGACAGGACTGAGAAGATGTTTTAGCTTAATTTGCACCGTGTCGAAAGCATGTATACAAGAAGTCTGTCAAGATTTGCAAATATATCAAGTAAAGCACTTTTAACAGAATACAGTATGTCAAATTAAATGAACATTATGGTGAACAAATGTAAATGAGAAATGAACGGTTCAAGGCAAGCAGTGGGATAATAGGAATAATAAACCATTTTCTCCAATTCGCTGGTGAAAGCAGAGAGGCGGTCACTTCTTCTACAGCAGGAAGCAGCTTTTCTCCTCCTCTAAGGACTGTCTGCCTCTCTCTTCCCTCTCCTTTCACTCTTTTCTATTCTGCTCTCTTTAGGGACAATCACACTTCAGCCATTCCCATTCTTGCCTGCCTCTCTTGTCCTGTCATGTCGACTAATTAGTGGAAGCTCAGTAATTGGCCTCCTAGCTAATTGGCCTGCTGGCTGCCAGACCCAACAAAAGCAGAGCAGGCTGGGACACAGTGGTGACTGTCCCCCTCCGCTGCCTAAAGACTCTCATCAAATCCCTCTCTCCTCCACTGTGCCCTGACTGCTTTTGTGAAAAGGCTGCTTAAGTAGTCACattgaatacacacacacacacacacacacacacacgttacgCACACAATATTTCTCTCTTTATTTCCCACAGCTCACCATTAGACAACCCATCTGTCCTCTTACATGCTGTCTGGGAAAATGCTATAATAGGCTCAAGTTTTGTTAGTTTAATTTTGCAGAAAACACTGGAATGCGGTTCTTCttataccatccatccatccatccatccatctttttttttttttatttcctgacATTCTGCAGACCAACGTGCATGCATGGCAGGTTGAAACAAGACACTCTCCATTTACTCACTGGTTACATGTTGATTGATTAGACTTTGATAGACGTCTGCTGATAAAGGTGTGCATGTACGCAAGTGTGTCTCCTTCCCAGTTCAGATGGTGTTTAACATCGCAGTCCATTTATCTTAACTTTGTGACTGATCTAGCTGCCGGAGTCTTTCAGTCTCCCGTCTCTCTCGTCTTGCAGTCCGTCTCTGTCCCTCCCTGAGGCGCAACAGCAGATGGCAGGGAACTGTCTTGAACTGTCCACTTAAGCAAGAAACTTTCCCCCTGTAGCTTCGTCCTGCTGCTGCCTCTCTTACTGACCTCCTCTGGAGAATCCCTCACTTAAAGTTTCATCTGTCATCAGCACAATGCGGGGAAAACATATGGGCCTCAGAGCCGTTTTCTGATCCTCACTGTTTCAGTCTCTTCAGGTTTTTGAGCACTCATCTATCTTTGAAATGTTGTGAGTGAGACACATCCTGACATTTGCACTGCAGAGTATACTTATCATGATCATCATTATATTTCTGCTCTCTTCTCTTGCTACATTTTTATATCTCATATTAAACATTGCATCTTTAAGTCTGTTCAAAATGTCATAGATCATACTGACAAAGTGACACCTGATGTTGTGATCTCACTAAAATCAAAGTTATTAACAATATGACACTTTTGTTCTATGTTCCTTTACTACATGTATGCACGTGTGGGTTGCATCCTACCTGGTGGCTGGGTTGCATGGTTCCCTGTGAACTGCATTGGGATGCAGAGGTCATTATCGATGGGGAACTTATCGCAGGTCAACATCTCAGGCCAGGGGAAGCCGTAGGTCTCCATCACCGGAGCACAGCTATCCCTCACTGCTTCACACAGGGAACGGCATGGATAGATGGGCCTGTCCAGACACACCGGTGCAAACAGAGAGCATAGGAAGACCTGGGTATCAGCATGGCACCGTTTGGCAAGGAGAGGCACCCAGCTGCCCGCCTGTTGCTTCACCTCTGGCATGGTCTCATGGTCCAGGAGATTGGGCAGCCTCATTTTCTTGTAGCCCACATTGTGGCACAGGCGCAGGTCAGCTGGAATGTCCACACACTGGGGCTGCTTGGTGTAGAAGCGGCCGTTGTGGAAGTTGTCTGACTGCCAGCTGTAGTAGTCGTACTCGTCTGCGGCCGAGacggtgaggaggaggaggaggagggagaagagcgACAGGCCCAGTGCCAAGCTGAAGGAGCCCTGGGTTAATGCCCACCTGGGGCTCTTTTGTCCGTGCGCCATGTCTCTCTGAGCCTGGACCAACAATTCAAGAAGGCTGTATCCAAAGTCTCCAAAAGTaactcagtgaaaacaaaatgcaGGGAGAAGAGAGTAACAAGTGGGACAGACGCACAAGCTGTAatcccttttttttcctcctgagtATGAGCGCAGCAGATTGAAAACAAAAGTGTTTAATTCCCTTCTTCCCTGGAGAGTCAGCCCTCTAAGCCTCCCTGAAACacctccctgtgtgtgtgtatgtgtgtgtgcctcAGGTAGTGGAGAGGGAAGGCAGAAGTGAACGAAGGGTAAACACAAGTATAAGACTGGTTATGTTCTAACTTTCCCTGTTTCACAATTTCTCACTCTCCTTGCCTCTCCTCTTAATAATGTCTCCAGCCCTCCTTTGctctctgtccatcagtctgtagCTCTAATGAGGAGTACCTAGGTTTTAAGAGGCAGTGGTGGCTGCTCTCTGTGGCTGCCTGCCCCCTAGCAGCCACTCAGACCACTCACCTTCCTACTGGCCTCCCCTGGACTCACTCACAACCTCCTCAGCCAATCATAGCCCAGTGGGAGGTTCCTACTGCTCCTCAGGACACTCCCCCTGCCCCTTATTCTCAAAAAAACCCCTCCTCTTAAACAAGTTAACATGAGAGAAAGGGAGTGGGAGAAAACTGTGGCAAGTTTTTcagctatttattttttttattcgtcTCTCCCACTTGAAGTTGGAAGCAAATCCACAGTTCTTAATACCACATTGTCACACACTTAGTCATACTATTACTGTCAAACATTTAAAACTACTCAACTTATTAGACTTAGACAagctttattgatccacaagggaaattacttggtca contains the following coding sequences:
- the sfrp5 gene encoding secreted frizzled-related protein 5 codes for the protein MAHGQKSPRWALTQGSFSLALGLSLFSLLLLLLTVSAADEYDYYSWQSDNFHNGRFYTKQPQCVDIPADLRLCHNVGYKKMRLPNLLDHETMPEVKQQAGSWVPLLAKRCHADTQVFLCSLFAPVCLDRPIYPCRSLCEAVRDSCAPVMETYGFPWPEMLTCDKFPIDNDLCIPMQFTGNHATQPPVSKVCPPCDNELKTDNIMEHYCASDFALKMKIKEVKKEKGDRKLIAAQKKKKVLKQGVLRKKDLKKLTLYIKNGANCPCSQLDSLGSNFLIMGRKVDQQLLLMSIHKWDKKSKELKFAIKYMKSHQCPTYHTVFQ